Proteins encoded within one genomic window of Lysinibacillus louembei:
- the hemG gene encoding protoporphyrinogen oxidase: MKTIVVIGGGITGLSTMHYIAQQNIDAKLILIEGNQELGGKIRSQQIGEFIMETGADSIVARHPGVLDLVHEVQFEDELVYNATGISYIHTNNELHAIPAGSTFGIPMSEESLMASTLLTAEEKQRVLQDAEIPNDRFTKESSIGEFLEYFLGEGIVHKQIAPVLAGVYSGNLYELSVASTLPYLVDYKNNYGSIMAGFKAHREQFEKAADKKFISFQKGMSDFIYHIEKSLTQVEFKKGINVTAIAQADARYTIALSNGEAVEADIIVLAVPNETVKHLLVKEELAPHFEQFTNGSALTLYAGFHVSDSVLPADGTGFIVSHNSDLLCNASTWTSRKWAHTSANGNLLVRLFYKDSNPRYEELVAMSDEQLTEIALQDIKLSLNIEDKPIVINITKWINKMPRYDLAHRDALQAVEQKMTEYYPNVLLAGCSYYGVGIGACIQNGRVIAGKALALI; this comes from the coding sequence ATGAAAACAATCGTAGTGATTGGTGGAGGCATTACAGGGCTTTCGACAATGCATTATATAGCGCAGCAAAATATTGATGCAAAGCTTATTCTTATCGAAGGAAATCAGGAGCTAGGTGGAAAAATTCGTTCACAGCAAATCGGGGAATTTATTATGGAAACAGGCGCAGATTCGATTGTGGCACGCCATCCAGGAGTGCTTGATTTAGTGCATGAAGTGCAGTTCGAAGATGAGCTCGTATATAATGCAACAGGCATCTCTTATATTCATACAAACAATGAATTGCATGCCATTCCAGCAGGCTCGACATTCGGCATTCCGATGAGTGAGGAATCATTGATGGCGAGTACTTTATTAACTGCTGAAGAGAAGCAACGGGTGTTACAGGATGCAGAAATACCGAATGACCGTTTTACGAAGGAAAGCTCAATTGGTGAGTTTTTAGAGTATTTTTTAGGTGAAGGAATCGTGCATAAGCAAATTGCACCAGTGCTAGCAGGCGTTTATTCAGGCAATTTATATGAATTATCAGTTGCATCAACACTCCCTTATTTAGTTGACTATAAAAATAACTACGGTAGCATCATGGCTGGCTTCAAGGCACATCGTGAGCAATTTGAAAAGGCGGCAGATAAAAAGTTTATTTCATTCCAAAAAGGCATGTCAGATTTTATTTATCATATTGAAAAAAGTTTAACACAGGTGGAATTTAAAAAAGGTATCAATGTAACAGCTATTGCACAGGCTGATGCACGTTATACGATTGCGTTAAGCAACGGAGAAGCGGTCGAGGCGGATATTATCGTCTTAGCTGTGCCGAATGAAACGGTAAAGCACCTGTTAGTAAAGGAGGAGCTTGCTCCACATTTCGAGCAATTTACAAATGGCTCAGCTCTTACATTATATGCAGGCTTTCATGTGTCAGATTCGGTACTGCCTGCGGATGGAACAGGCTTTATCGTTTCGCATAATAGCGATTTGTTATGCAATGCATCAACTTGGACGAGCCGTAAATGGGCGCATACTTCCGCAAATGGTAACCTGCTAGTACGTCTATTTTATAAAGATAGCAACCCGCGCTATGAGGAGCTTGTGGCAATGTCGGATGAGCAGTTAACAGAAATTGCTTTACAAGATATTAAGCTAAGCTTAAATATTGAGGACAAGCCAATTGTCATCAACATTACTAAATGGATCAATAAAATGCCACGCTATGACCTCGCACATCGCGATGCTTTGCAAGCAGTGGAGCAGAAAATGACTGAGTATTATCCAAACGTGCTATTAGCTGGCTGCTCGTATTATGGTGTAGGGATTGGCGCATGTATTCAAAATGGTCGGGTGATAGCAGGAAAGGCTCTAGCATTAATATAA